One genomic window of Cupriavidus malaysiensis includes the following:
- a CDS encoding NAD(P)H-dependent flavin oxidoreductase has translation MPAAKQIPPALQNLALPVIASPMFIVSYPELVLAQCKAGIVGSFPALNARPAELLDEWLTQMQEDLSAFRAANPGAPVGPIAVNQIVHASNARLEQDVRVCVEHKVPIFITSLRAPVKEMIDAVHSYGGIVLHDVISLRHAEKAIEAGVDGLILVAAGAGGHAGTLSPFALVGEVRRIFDGVIALSGSIASGDAVLAAQAMGADFAYVGTRFIASQEAHASEQYKRSITESAAADIVYTNLFTGVHGNYIRESIENAGLDPEDLPVADKSKMDFSSGSSKAKAWKHIWGAGQGVGQIADIPAVGEIVARMKREYDAAKARLGIVR, from the coding sequence ATGCCCGCCGCCAAGCAAATCCCGCCGGCCCTGCAGAACCTTGCCTTGCCGGTCATCGCTTCGCCGATGTTCATCGTCAGCTATCCCGAGCTGGTGCTGGCGCAGTGCAAGGCCGGCATCGTCGGCTCCTTTCCCGCGCTGAATGCGCGTCCGGCCGAGTTGCTCGACGAGTGGCTGACGCAGATGCAGGAGGACCTTTCCGCCTTCCGCGCCGCCAACCCCGGCGCGCCGGTGGGCCCGATCGCGGTCAACCAGATCGTGCATGCTTCCAACGCGCGCCTGGAGCAGGATGTGCGCGTCTGCGTGGAGCACAAGGTACCCATCTTCATCACCTCGCTGCGCGCGCCGGTCAAGGAAATGATCGACGCCGTGCACAGCTACGGCGGCATCGTGCTGCACGACGTCATCAGCCTGCGCCACGCCGAGAAGGCCATCGAGGCCGGCGTGGACGGCCTGATCCTGGTGGCGGCGGGTGCCGGCGGCCATGCCGGCACGCTGTCGCCGTTCGCGCTGGTCGGCGAGGTGCGCCGCATCTTCGATGGCGTGATCGCACTGTCCGGCTCCATCGCCAGCGGGGACGCGGTGCTGGCCGCGCAGGCCATGGGTGCCGACTTCGCCTACGTGGGCACGCGCTTCATCGCTTCGCAGGAGGCGCATGCGAGCGAGCAGTACAAGCGCTCGATCACCGAGTCGGCCGCCGCCGACATCGTCTACACCAACCTCTTCACCGGCGTGCACGGCAACTACATCCGCGAGAGCATCGAGAACGCCGGGCTGGACCCGGAGGACCTGCCGGTGGCCGACAAGTCGAAGATGGATTTCTCCAGCGGCAGCTCGAAGGCGAAGGCGTGGAAGCACATCTGGGGCGCCGGCCAGGGCGTGGGACAGATCGCCGACATCCCCGCCGTCGGCGAGATCGTGGCACGCATGAAGCGCGAATACGATGCGGCCAAGGCGCGCCTGGGCATCGTGCGCTGA
- a CDS encoding ABC transporter ATP-binding protein — MSLLSVNNIEVIYDHVILVLKGVSLAVPEGKIVALLGANGAGKTTTLKAISNLLRAERGDVTKGTIEFRGQRVDQLTPNELVRRGVIQVMEGRHCFAHLSIEENLLTGAYTRGLSRAQTREALERIYAYFPRLKTRRKSQAGYTSGGEQQMCAIGRAMMANPNMILLDEPSMGLAPQIVEEIFEIVRDLNTREGVSFLLAEQNTMVALRHADYGYILENGRVVMDGAAEALRDNEDVKEFYLGVAANDADGGQRTSFRDVKSYRRRKRWLA; from the coding sequence ATGAGCCTGCTGTCCGTCAACAATATCGAAGTCATCTACGACCACGTGATCCTGGTGCTCAAGGGCGTCTCGCTCGCGGTGCCGGAGGGCAAGATCGTCGCCTTGCTGGGTGCCAACGGCGCCGGCAAGACCACCACGCTCAAGGCCATCTCCAACCTGTTGCGCGCCGAGCGCGGCGACGTCACCAAGGGCACGATCGAGTTCCGCGGCCAGCGCGTCGACCAGCTCACGCCCAACGAACTGGTGCGGCGCGGCGTGATCCAGGTGATGGAGGGGCGCCACTGCTTCGCCCACCTGAGCATCGAGGAGAACCTGCTCACCGGCGCCTATACGCGCGGGCTGTCGCGCGCGCAGACGCGCGAGGCGCTGGAACGCATCTATGCCTACTTCCCGCGCCTGAAGACCCGGCGCAAGTCGCAGGCGGGCTATACCTCGGGCGGCGAGCAGCAGATGTGCGCGATCGGGCGGGCCATGATGGCCAATCCCAACATGATCCTGCTCGACGAACCGTCGATGGGGCTGGCGCCGCAGATCGTCGAGGAGATCTTCGAGATCGTGCGCGACCTCAACACGCGCGAGGGCGTGAGCTTCCTGCTGGCCGAGCAGAACACCATGGTGGCGCTGCGCCACGCAGACTACGGCTACATCCTGGAGAACGGCCGCGTGGTGATGGACGGCGCGGCCGAGGCGTTGCGCGACAACGAGGACGTCAAGGAGTTCTACCTGGGCGTGGCGGCCAACGACGCCGACGGCGGGCAGCGGACGTCGTTCCGGGATGTGAAGAGTTACCGCCGCCGCAAACGCTGGCTCGCCTGA
- a CDS encoding ABC transporter substrate-binding protein: MTSPILNARSQARSLALALGAAAALLLPAMPAAAQGSEQFVALPSYRVGPYGANGQSWYGGFIDYLNYVNLKEGGVNGVKLSWEECETEYNNAKGVECYERLKSKSTVSRGTAYHTMSTGISYALVDKTAADKVPLVMMGYGRTDAVDGSVFPYAFPLVTTYQMQVSAIVKFLTAKNGGSLAGKKIVYLYHDSAYGKEPIVALQAEAKLGKFNLVEIPVAHPGNEQGAQWLKIRQENPDYVIFWGWGVMNQTALKAAQKVGFPRDKMIGSWWAGSEEDTVPAGEAAKGYMSATWNVAGKHVPLIADIEKVLYGAGKGNMQDKAKVGSVLYNRGVSAAVVTVEAIRVAQGKFGKGKVMSGEDMRWAFENLDLSNARLQQLGATGLLPELKTSCENHEGSGKVKIQQWDGSKWVVVSDWVEGNKNLIHPLFKATAAQYAKEKGMKPACLKS, from the coding sequence ATGACATCACCGATCCTCAATGCGCGGTCCCAGGCGCGGTCCCTGGCGCTGGCGCTCGGCGCCGCCGCCGCCCTGCTGCTGCCGGCCATGCCGGCCGCCGCGCAGGGCAGCGAGCAGTTCGTCGCGCTGCCGAGCTACCGCGTGGGCCCCTATGGCGCCAACGGCCAGTCCTGGTATGGCGGCTTCATCGACTATCTCAACTATGTCAACCTGAAGGAGGGCGGCGTCAACGGCGTCAAGCTGAGCTGGGAAGAGTGCGAGACCGAGTACAACAACGCCAAGGGCGTCGAGTGCTACGAGCGCCTGAAGTCCAAGAGCACGGTCAGCCGCGGCACCGCCTACCACACCATGTCGACCGGCATCTCCTACGCGCTGGTGGACAAGACCGCCGCCGACAAGGTGCCGCTGGTGATGATGGGCTACGGCCGCACCGATGCGGTGGACGGCTCGGTGTTCCCCTATGCCTTCCCGCTGGTGACCACGTACCAGATGCAGGTATCGGCCATCGTCAAGTTCCTGACCGCCAAGAACGGCGGCTCGCTGGCCGGCAAGAAGATCGTCTACCTGTACCACGATTCTGCCTACGGCAAGGAGCCGATCGTGGCGCTGCAGGCGGAGGCCAAGCTGGGCAAGTTCAACCTGGTGGAGATCCCGGTCGCGCATCCGGGCAACGAGCAGGGCGCGCAGTGGCTGAAGATCCGCCAGGAGAATCCCGATTACGTGATCTTCTGGGGCTGGGGCGTGATGAACCAGACCGCGCTGAAGGCGGCGCAGAAGGTCGGCTTCCCGCGCGACAAGATGATCGGCTCGTGGTGGGCCGGCTCCGAGGAGGACACGGTGCCCGCGGGCGAGGCCGCCAAGGGCTATATGAGCGCGACCTGGAACGTCGCCGGCAAGCACGTGCCGCTGATCGCCGACATCGAGAAGGTGCTGTACGGTGCGGGCAAGGGCAATATGCAGGACAAGGCCAAGGTGGGGTCCGTGCTCTATAACCGCGGTGTGTCCGCCGCGGTGGTGACCGTGGAAGCGATCCGCGTGGCGCAGGGCAAGTTCGGCAAGGGCAAGGTGATGAGCGGCGAGGACATGCGCTGGGCCTTCGAGAACCTCGACCTGAGCAATGCCCGGCTGCAGCAGCTCGGTGCCACCGGCCTGCTGCCGGAGCTGAAGACCAGCTGCGAGAACCACGAGGGCTCGGGCAAGGTGAAGATCCAGCAGTGGGACGGCAGCAAGTGGGTAGTCGTGTCCGACTGGGTCGAGGGCAACAAGAACCTGATCCACCCGCTGTTCAAGGCCACCGCGGCGCAGTACGCCAAGGAGAAGGGCATGAAGCCGGCCTGTCTCAAGTCCTGA
- a CDS encoding YbaN family protein gives MTDGDRSLDGAAGLPAAAGHPSEASRAVRALWVTLGLLSLALGVIGIFLPLLPTTPFVLLAAGCFARGSARFHRWLLAHPRFGPLVYDWQVHRSIPRRAKCLALSMMWLSMGTTAWLMRARPAASLTLIACAAAVSVWMLRLPTRPAGGSRADQS, from the coding sequence ATGACGGACGGCGATCGCAGCCTGGACGGCGCCGCGGGCCTGCCCGCGGCGGCCGGACATCCATCGGAGGCGTCCCGCGCCGTGCGCGCGCTATGGGTGACGCTCGGCCTGCTCAGCCTCGCGCTCGGCGTGATCGGTATCTTCCTGCCGCTGCTGCCGACCACACCTTTCGTGCTGCTGGCCGCCGGCTGCTTCGCGCGCGGTTCGGCGCGCTTCCACCGCTGGCTGCTGGCGCACCCGCGCTTCGGCCCGCTGGTGTACGACTGGCAGGTCCACCGCAGCATCCCGCGCCGCGCCAAGTGCCTGGCGCTGAGCATGATGTGGCTGTCGATGGGCACCACCGCCTGGCTGATGCGGGCGCGCCCTGCCGCCTCGCTGACCCTGATCGCCTGCGCCGCCGCGGTCAGCGTATGGATGCTGCGGCTGCCGACCCGGCCGGCCGGCGGCAGCCGCGCCGATCAGTCGTAG
- a CDS encoding DUF493 family protein, with protein MTSDQTGGGKPGAPAQQESLIEYPCHFPIKIMGTMQEDFAETIVAVVQGFDPDFHAGKMEMRPSRNGNYLGLTATVWVTSREQLDDLYRALTSHPMVKIVL; from the coding sequence ATGACGTCCGACCAAACCGGTGGCGGCAAGCCGGGAGCCCCGGCGCAGCAGGAATCGCTGATCGAATACCCCTGCCACTTCCCGATCAAGATCATGGGCACGATGCAGGAGGATTTCGCCGAGACCATCGTGGCCGTGGTGCAGGGGTTCGATCCCGACTTCCATGCCGGCAAGATGGAAATGCGGCCCTCGCGCAACGGCAACTACCTCGGCCTGACCGCCACCGTCTGGGTGACCAGCCGCGAACAGCTCGACGACCTGTACCGCGCGCTGACCTCGCACCCGATGGTGAAGATCGTGCTGTAA
- a CDS encoding D-alanyl-D-alanine carboxypeptidase family protein, translating to MLNRATPLFASAIAPAALVAGAVLAAAPVAVRAQGVPVPQVAAKAWMLYDATSGQPLASQNADARIEPASLTKLMTAYLVFEALHEKRLTLDQTVVPTNIVLKVKSDESRMFIEPNKPVSVRDLLLGLIVQSGNDASLALAEATGGSEEGFVAMMNREAQRLGMKNTHFANTDGIPDPNHYTTAADLATLTARLIKDFPEYYTMYSQKEFTYNKIRQPNRNRLLYIDPTVDGVKTGHTKSAGYCLISSAKRPLANVPNGSRRLISIVIGTATDQIRTQESLKVLNYGFQFFDTLRLYDKGQVLATPEIYKGKSGTVKIGVQNETFVTVPKGIGGRLKPVLERQELLVAPIAAGQQVGTVKLMDGANKVAEFPVVALEDVPEAGFFGRLWDTIRLWFKRK from the coding sequence ATGCTGAATCGAGCCACGCCGCTTTTCGCGTCCGCCATCGCCCCCGCCGCCCTCGTGGCCGGCGCCGTCCTTGCCGCCGCGCCGGTCGCGGTGCGCGCCCAGGGCGTGCCCGTGCCGCAGGTGGCCGCCAAGGCATGGATGCTGTACGACGCCACCAGCGGCCAGCCCCTGGCCTCGCAGAACGCCGACGCGCGCATCGAGCCGGCCTCGCTGACCAAGCTGATGACGGCCTACCTGGTGTTCGAGGCACTGCACGAAAAGCGCCTCACCCTGGACCAGACCGTGGTGCCGACCAATATCGTGCTCAAGGTCAAGAGCGACGAATCGCGCATGTTCATCGAGCCGAACAAGCCGGTCAGCGTGCGCGACCTGCTGCTCGGCCTGATCGTGCAATCGGGCAACGACGCCTCGCTGGCGCTGGCCGAGGCCACCGGCGGCTCCGAAGAGGGCTTCGTGGCGATGATGAACCGCGAGGCCCAGCGGCTGGGCATGAAGAACACCCACTTCGCCAACACCGACGGCATCCCCGACCCGAACCACTACACCACCGCGGCCGACCTGGCCACGCTGACCGCGCGCCTGATCAAGGACTTCCCCGAGTACTACACCATGTACTCGCAGAAGGAGTTCACCTATAACAAGATCAGGCAGCCGAACCGGAACCGCCTGCTGTACATCGATCCGACCGTCGACGGCGTCAAGACCGGCCACACCAAATCCGCCGGCTACTGCCTGATCTCGTCGGCCAAGCGGCCGCTGGCCAATGTGCCCAACGGATCGCGCCGCCTGATCTCGATCGTGATCGGCACCGCGACCGACCAGATCCGCACGCAGGAAAGCCTGAAGGTCCTGAACTACGGCTTCCAGTTCTTCGACACGCTGCGGCTGTACGACAAGGGGCAGGTGCTGGCCACGCCCGAGATCTACAAGGGCAAGAGCGGCACGGTCAAGATCGGCGTGCAGAACGAGACCTTCGTGACCGTGCCCAAGGGCATCGGCGGCCGCCTCAAGCCGGTGCTGGAACGCCAGGAGCTGCTGGTGGCGCCGATCGCCGCCGGCCAGCAGGTCGGCACGGTCAAGCTGATGGACGGCGCCAACAAGGTGGCGGAATTCCCCGTGGTGGCACTGGAAGACGTGCCCGAGGCCGGCTTCTTCGGCCGCCTGTGGGACACCATCCGCCTGTGGTTCAAGCGCAAGTAA
- a CDS encoding class I SAM-dependent rRNA methyltransferase, translating to MNIVTLKPGKEKSLLRRHPWVYATGIASTEGRCEAGTTVIIRAADGRFLAKGAYSPSSQIRVRVWTFDENEPVDHAMFKRRIAAAVAHRRQWVSDTDAVRLVFGEADRLPGLIVDYYGSGERGQLVCQFNAAGVEQWKDALVQALVKETGCPNVYERSDAAVREREGLPLVTGVLAGAEPDPELAVTEHGVRYYVDVRNGHKTGFYVDQRDNRRLVGDLAQGREVLNCFCYTGGFSLAALRGGATAVTSIDSSGDALKIAAGNVALNGFDPARATWMDADVFKSLRQFRAEGRQFDLIVLDPPKFAPSSQHIDRAARAYKEINLVGMQLLRPGGLLFTYSCSGAISMELFQKIVAGAATDARADARILRRLSAGTDHPMLAAFPEGEYLKGLLLEKM from the coding sequence ATGAACATCGTCACCCTCAAGCCAGGCAAGGAAAAGTCCCTGCTGCGACGCCATCCGTGGGTCTACGCCACCGGCATCGCCTCCACCGAAGGCCGCTGCGAAGCTGGCACCACCGTCATCATCCGCGCGGCCGACGGCCGCTTCCTGGCCAAGGGTGCCTACAGCCCCTCGTCGCAGATCCGCGTGCGTGTCTGGACCTTCGACGAGAACGAGCCGGTCGACCACGCCATGTTCAAGCGCCGCATCGCCGCCGCCGTCGCCCATCGCCGGCAGTGGGTCAGCGATACCGACGCCGTGCGCCTGGTGTTCGGCGAGGCCGACCGCCTGCCGGGACTGATCGTCGACTACTACGGCAGCGGCGAGCGCGGCCAGCTCGTCTGCCAGTTCAACGCCGCCGGCGTCGAACAATGGAAGGACGCGCTGGTGCAGGCGCTGGTCAAGGAGACCGGCTGCCCCAACGTCTACGAGCGCTCCGACGCCGCCGTGCGCGAGCGCGAAGGACTGCCGCTGGTGACCGGCGTACTGGCCGGCGCCGAGCCCGATCCCGAGCTCGCCGTCACCGAGCACGGCGTGCGCTACTACGTCGACGTGCGCAATGGCCACAAGACCGGCTTCTACGTCGACCAGCGCGACAACCGCCGCCTGGTCGGCGACCTCGCGCAGGGCCGTGAAGTGCTGAACTGCTTCTGCTACACCGGCGGCTTCTCGCTGGCCGCGCTGCGCGGCGGCGCGACCGCCGTGACCTCGATCGACTCCTCGGGCGACGCGCTCAAGATCGCCGCGGGCAATGTCGCGCTGAACGGCTTCGACCCGGCGCGCGCCACCTGGATGGATGCCGACGTCTTCAAGTCCCTGCGCCAGTTCCGTGCCGAGGGCCGCCAGTTCGACCTGATCGTGCTGGACCCGCCCAAGTTCGCCCCGTCGTCCCAGCACATCGACCGCGCCGCGCGCGCCTACAAGGAAATCAACCTGGTCGGCATGCAGCTGCTGCGCCCGGGCGGCCTGCTGTTCACCTACTCCTGCTCCGGCGCGATCAGCATGGAGCTGTTCCAGAAGATCGTGGCCGGCGCCGCCACCGATGCGCGCGCCGACGCCCGCATCCTGCGCCGCCTGTCCGCCGGCACCGACCATCCGATGCTGGCCGCCTTCCCGGAAGGCGAATACCTGAAGGGACTGCTGCTGGAGAAGATGTAG
- a CDS encoding phenylacetate--CoA ligase family protein, protein MAEHFDSLETRAPELRERELLAALARQVAHAQAHAPYFAEALRGVDARALVSREALAALPVTRKADLAARQAALSPLGGLNATPLGRLRHVYRSPGPIHEPDGHGEDWWRVGRAMFAAGFRAGDLVYNTFSYHFTPAGMMMESGAHRLGCCVFPAGVGQTESQVQALAELQPQAYAGTPSFLKILLERADELGQPCAGLRKALVSGEALPPSLRGWFTARGIQVRQMYGTADVGLIAYESEGADGWVVDEGVLVEIVEPGGTRPMAEGETGEVVVTVLANGDYPLVRFGTGDLSAVVPDSARRPSACGRTNIRLKGWLGRADQAAKVKGMFVHPGQVAEIVRRHPEVRAARLVVTGAVGDDAMTLHCEGEAGAALAEAVAASLRDITRLRGEVRFVAAGSLPQDGKLIEDARRYD, encoded by the coding sequence ATGGCTGAACATTTCGATTCGCTGGAGACGCGCGCTCCCGAGCTGCGCGAGCGGGAGCTGCTGGCGGCCTTGGCGCGCCAGGTGGCGCATGCGCAGGCGCATGCGCCGTATTTCGCCGAGGCGCTGCGCGGCGTGGATGCGCGTGCGCTGGTGTCGCGCGAAGCGCTGGCGGCATTGCCGGTGACACGCAAGGCGGACCTGGCCGCGCGCCAGGCGGCGCTGTCACCGCTTGGCGGCCTCAACGCGACGCCGCTGGGCCGGCTGCGCCATGTCTACCGCTCGCCGGGACCGATTCATGAGCCGGACGGCCATGGCGAGGACTGGTGGCGCGTGGGCCGGGCCATGTTCGCCGCCGGCTTCCGCGCGGGTGACCTGGTCTACAACACCTTCTCCTATCACTTCACGCCGGCCGGCATGATGATGGAGTCGGGCGCGCACCGGCTCGGCTGCTGCGTGTTCCCGGCCGGCGTGGGCCAGACCGAGTCGCAGGTGCAGGCACTGGCGGAGCTGCAGCCGCAGGCCTACGCCGGCACGCCGTCCTTCCTGAAGATCCTGCTGGAGCGCGCCGACGAACTGGGGCAGCCGTGCGCCGGCCTGCGCAAGGCGCTGGTCTCGGGCGAGGCGCTGCCGCCGTCGCTGCGCGGCTGGTTCACGGCGCGCGGCATCCAGGTGCGGCAGATGTACGGCACCGCCGACGTCGGCCTGATCGCCTACGAGAGCGAAGGTGCCGACGGCTGGGTGGTCGACGAGGGCGTGCTGGTGGAGATCGTCGAGCCGGGCGGCACGCGGCCGATGGCCGAGGGCGAGACCGGCGAGGTGGTGGTGACGGTGCTGGCCAACGGCGACTATCCGCTGGTGCGCTTCGGCACCGGCGACCTGTCGGCGGTGGTGCCCGATTCAGCGCGGCGGCCGAGTGCCTGCGGCCGTACCAACATCCGCCTCAAGGGCTGGCTCGGACGGGCCGACCAGGCGGCCAAGGTCAAGGGCATGTTTGTGCATCCCGGCCAGGTGGCCGAGATCGTGCGGCGCCATCCGGAGGTGCGTGCCGCGCGGCTGGTGGTGACGGGCGCGGTCGGCGACGACGCCATGACGCTGCACTGCGAAGGCGAGGCCGGCGCGGCGCTGGCCGAGGCGGTCGCGGCTTCGCTGCGGGACATCACGCGCCTGCGTGGCGAAGTCCGTTTCGTTGCCGCCGGCAGCCTGCCGCAGGACGGCAAGCTGATCGAGGATGCGCGCCGCTACGACTGA
- a CDS encoding branched-chain amino acid ABC transporter permease, giving the protein MFYREAGQFKTSYIADSQIFPIRQDRIGFALLMALACVAVPLTATEYWLSAILIPFLIFGLAALGLNILTGYAGQLSLGTAAFMAVGAYAAYNFQLRVEGMPVLLTFLMAGLSAAMVGVLFGLPSLRIKGFYLAVATLAAQFFVVWALTKFPWFSNNSSSGVITAQRLDLFGLPIDTPVRKYLFVLGIVAVLALAAKNLVRSATGRAWMSVRDMDVAAEVIGIPLMRTKLLAFAVSSFYCGVAGALYAFCYLGSVEPDGFSLDLSFRILFMIIIGGVGSILGSFLGAAFILLLPILLDNVLPALAALLHLPFTNAAVSHVQLMVFGGLIIFFLIVEPHGLARLWQIGKEKLRLWPFPH; this is encoded by the coding sequence ATGTTCTACCGTGAAGCCGGCCAGTTCAAGACCAGCTATATCGCCGACAGCCAGATCTTCCCCATCCGCCAGGACCGCATCGGCTTCGCGCTGCTGATGGCGCTGGCGTGCGTGGCGGTGCCGCTGACGGCCACCGAGTACTGGCTCTCGGCCATCCTGATCCCTTTCCTGATCTTCGGCCTGGCCGCGCTCGGCCTCAATATCCTGACCGGCTATGCCGGCCAGCTGTCGCTCGGCACGGCCGCCTTCATGGCAGTCGGGGCCTACGCCGCCTACAACTTCCAGCTGCGCGTGGAAGGCATGCCGGTGCTGCTGACCTTCCTGATGGCCGGCCTCTCGGCCGCCATGGTGGGCGTGCTGTTCGGCCTGCCCTCGCTGCGCATCAAGGGCTTCTACCTGGCGGTGGCGACGCTGGCCGCGCAGTTCTTCGTGGTGTGGGCGCTGACCAAGTTCCCCTGGTTCTCCAACAACAGCTCCTCGGGCGTGATCACCGCCCAGCGCCTCGACCTGTTCGGCCTGCCGATCGACACGCCGGTGCGCAAGTACCTGTTCGTGCTGGGCATCGTCGCGGTGCTGGCGCTGGCCGCCAAGAACCTGGTGCGCTCGGCCACCGGGCGGGCCTGGATGTCGGTGCGCGACATGGACGTGGCGGCCGAGGTGATCGGCATCCCGCTGATGCGCACCAAGCTGCTGGCCTTCGCCGTCAGCTCCTTTTACTGCGGCGTGGCGGGGGCGCTCTATGCCTTCTGCTACCTCGGCTCGGTCGAGCCCGACGGCTTTTCGCTGGACCTGTCCTTCCGCATCCTGTTCATGATCATCATCGGCGGCGTGGGCAGCATCCTAGGTTCCTTCCTCGGCGCCGCCTTCATCCTGCTGCTGCCGATCCTGCTCGACAACGTGCTGCCGGCGCTGGCCGCGCTGCTGCACCTGCCCTTCACCAATGCCGCGGTGTCGCACGTGCAGCTGATGGTGTTCGGCGGACTGATCATCTTCTTCCTGATCGTCGAGCCGCACGGGCTGGCGCGCCTGTGGCAGATCGGCAAGGAGAAGCTGAGGCTGTGGCCGTTCCCGCATTGA
- a CDS encoding branched-chain amino acid ABC transporter permease — translation MNFFFEILIGGLLSGLMYSLVALGFVLIYKASGVFNFAQGAMVYFAALAVVGLMDKGLPMWAAVIGAFAVMIVVGISTERLVLRKLVNQPPITLFMATIGLSFFLEGLGPLLFGNEVRPINLGIVDEPIEAILTRFNIVVSKFDLAAAAIAGVLVGALALFFQVTKVGRALRAVADDHQAALSLGIPLQHIWAVVWGVAGFVALVAGMLWGSRNGVQFALTLTALKALPVLILGGFTSVPGAIVGGLIIGASEKLAEIYIPPLFQSVFGGNFGGIEGWFPYVFALLFLLVRPEGLFGEKHIDRV, via the coding sequence ATGAACTTCTTTTTCGAGATCCTGATCGGCGGCCTGCTGTCCGGCCTGATGTACTCGCTGGTGGCGCTGGGCTTCGTGCTGATCTACAAGGCGTCTGGCGTGTTCAATTTCGCCCAGGGCGCGATGGTCTACTTCGCCGCGCTGGCGGTGGTCGGACTGATGGACAAGGGGCTGCCGATGTGGGCGGCCGTGATCGGCGCCTTCGCGGTGATGATCGTGGTGGGCATCAGCACCGAACGCCTGGTGCTGCGCAAGCTGGTCAACCAGCCGCCCATCACGCTGTTCATGGCCACCATCGGCCTGTCCTTCTTCCTCGAGGGACTGGGGCCGCTGCTGTTCGGCAACGAGGTGCGCCCGATCAACCTGGGCATCGTCGACGAGCCCATCGAGGCCATCCTGACCCGCTTCAATATCGTCGTCTCCAAGTTCGACCTGGCGGCGGCGGCCATCGCCGGCGTGCTGGTCGGGGCGCTGGCGCTGTTCTTCCAGGTCACCAAGGTCGGCCGTGCGCTGCGCGCGGTGGCGGACGACCACCAGGCGGCCTTGTCGCTGGGCATCCCGCTGCAGCATATCTGGGCCGTGGTGTGGGGCGTGGCCGGCTTTGTCGCCCTGGTGGCGGGCATGCTGTGGGGCTCGCGCAACGGCGTGCAGTTCGCGCTGACGCTGACCGCGCTCAAGGCCCTGCCGGTGCTGATCCTCGGTGGCTTCACCTCGGTGCCGGGCGCCATCGTCGGCGGGCTGATCATCGGCGCCTCGGAGAAGCTGGCGGAGATCTACATCCCGCCGCTGTTCCAGTCGGTGTTCGGCGGCAACTTCGGCGGCATCGAGGGATGGTTTCCCTATGTGTTCGCGCTGCTGTTCCTGCTGGTGCGGCCCGAGGGGCTGTTCGGCGAAAAGCATATCGACCGCGTGTGA